A DNA window from Syngnathus typhle isolate RoL2023-S1 ecotype Sweden linkage group LG2, RoL_Styp_1.0, whole genome shotgun sequence contains the following coding sequences:
- the LOC133143949 gene encoding neural cell adhesion molecule L1.1-like isoform X3 codes for MCVSMALPILPFVLFPLTFLLPSTLPLARGALVIPPGFSQPPVLTEPSELMTSYTAFSRDDIILRCEASGNPPPTFRWVKDGRTFGSERTGSGTLEVDEDDSLELYQGTFRCYASNTLGTAMTHTVHINVEAQPILLKQQKLRRQAYVGESMVLSCNPPQSSTPPQIHWMDKRLVHIRQSDRVTVGLNGKLYFANLLKSDSREDYICNSHYIEARTILPDTAIALTVLSSNDVAHGKPPHFFHPSGSHSSVLALLGQRLTLECIPKGLPTPKVEWKKKDGNLDETGGRPENHNRWLYFDSVSQSDDGEYECRAFNTHGSAVHSFTVTVEAAPYWVKEIQNLRYAPGETVRLDCLAEGIPTPNTTWSINGQPLSAVDEDPRRSVSGGVLWLNDVLLSDTAVYQCEAANKHGSTLLNAFLHVVELPPQILSSDGVVYRVTEGGTIKMSCETFGSPPPHVKWEGEDWAPLLSDPRVSLLTNGTLELADVGPSDSGMYTCLIKNTNISIKAHLDVFNKTTIISGPQDVRALRGENALLDCRFRKDPRLQRYQIVWRKDGQKLYESSPDDKYTIFANGTLKVTDVQSNDNAAYSCEVITELDQVTDSGSITVVACPDPPQDVTLSDVKDDTLTLSWIPGRAHNSPITEFIVEAKEEQHSRRHDGDTWRWETTKRVPADVNHLQLSLHPFCTYAFRVVAVNQLGHSEPSQPTPRHSTPPAVPHINPTGVRSESSDAGTLAITWDEMPRQSHNGQDFQYKVLWRKAGGKSDHWNHAYAKSPPFSVNDTGTYEPFEIKVQAVNTLGEGPTPEAEIGHSGEDVPEESPSGVEVRVMNSTVAVRWNEAQNVRGLLLGYKIYIKRLGPELARVRRSPGEVRHLQEGKEQEGRSERAEEDNRVVVVQGMKTAAEVTNLRFFSRYTVSVTAFNSKGESPASPAVGFSTPEGVPGPPASLLFESPSENSMLLFWTPPLQTNGILLGYMVQYQQEVKSRDGPVQMEIIGDPSVTHLMLDSLDPHSYYTFQVIARTAAGDGQPITRRNATLFDGVPPTNITVTADKTSLNFSWVPGERERNHAFHIDFLKKSAGGLWEESEMVNTSQGFYSLTGLQAGTEYHLVVMHGNVTQWESASWTLGPGPSEVSGGFAARGWLIGLISAIVLLIFILLILCLVKRRKGGKYAVKDKEDKEVDSEARPMKDETFGEYRSLESDTDEKRSESQPSLGGDSKLGSDDSLAEYGDSVDIQFNEDGSFIGQYSGRAPAPAGTESSGPASPDNAAPPPPIAPSMSSILNRPS; via the exons ATGTGTGTGTCAATGGCCCTCCCCATCCTGCCCTTCGTTCTCTTCCCTTTGACCTTCCTCCTGCCATCCACACTTCCGCTGGCTCGAGGAGCCCTCGTCATCCCACCGGGCT TTTCGCAGCCGCCTGTGCTCACTGAGCCCTCCGAGCTGATGACATCATACACGGCCTTTTCTCGTGATGACATCATTCTGCGCTGCGAGGCTTCCGGCAACCCTCCGCCCAC CTTCCGTTGGGTGAAAGACGGCCGGACGTTCGGCTCGGAGCGGACGGGAAGCGGAACGCTGGAGGTGGACGAGGACGATTCGCTGGAGTTGTACCAGGGAACGTTCCGATGTTATGCCTCCAACACGCTGGGCACTGCCATGACGCACACAGTGCACATCAATGTGGAGG cccAGCCAATTCTGCTGAAGCAGCAGAAGCTCCGCCGGCAAGCATACGTGGGCGAGAGCATGGTGCTGTCTTGCAACCCCCCGCAGAGCTCCACCCCGCCGCAAATCCACTGGATGGACAAGA GGCTGGTGCACATCAGGCAGAGTGACCGGGTGACGGTCGGCCTCAACGGCAAGTTGTACTTTGCTAATCTGCTCAAGAGCGACAGCCGAGAGGATTACATCTGCAACTCGCATTACATCGAAGCCAGAACCATCCTGCCCGACACTGCCATCGCCCTCACTGTCCTATCCA GTAACGACGTTGCTCACGGCAAGCCGCCCCACTTCTTCCACCCGAGCGGCTCCCACTCGTCGGTGCTTGCGCTCCTCGGCCAAAGGCTGACCCTAGAATGTATCCCCAAAGGCCT TCCCACTCCAAAGGTGGAGTGGAAGAAGAAGGACGGCAACCTGGACGAAACCGGCGGCCGTCCGGAAAACCACAACCGCTGGCTCTACTTCGACAGCGTCAGCCAGAGCGACGACGGCGAGTACGAATGCCGAGCGTTCAACACGCACGGCTCCGCCGTGCACTCCTTCACCGTCACCGTTGAAG CGGCTCCCTACTGGGTGAAGGAGATCCAGAACCTGCGTTATGCTCCGGGCGAAACCGTCCGACTGGACTGTCTCGCCGAAGGCATCCCCACGCCCAATACAACCTGGAGCATCAACGGTCAGCCGCTCTCAG CGGTGGACGAGGACCCTCGCCGCAGCGTATCAGGCGGCGTGTTGTGGCTGAACGACGTCCTTCTGAGTGACACGGCGGTGTATCAGTGCGAGGCCGCCAACAAGCACGGCTCCACCTTGCTCAACGcattcctccacgttgtcg AGCTCCCCCCTCAGATCCTATCCTCCGACGGCGTCGTGTACCGGGTCACTGAGGGCGGAACCATCAAGATGTCCTGCGAGACTTTTGGCTCGCCGCCCCCTCACGTCAAATG ggaaGGGGAGGATTGGGCCCCCCTGCTGTCTGACCCCCGTGTCTCCCTGTTGACCAACGGGACGCTGGAATTAGCCGACGTGGGTCCCAGCGACAGCGGCATGTACACTTGCTTGATCAAAAACACCAACATCTCCATCAAGGCTCACCTGGATGTTTTCA ATAAGACAACAATCATAAGCGGCCCGCAAGACGTGCGAGCGCTCCGTGGCGAGAACGCCTTGCTGGACTGCCGTTTCCGCAAAGACCCCCGACTGCAGCGCTACCAGATCGTCTGGAGGAAAGATGGACAAAAACTATACGAATCATCACCGGATGACAA gtacaCTATCTTTGCAAACGGCACACTGAAAGTAACTGACGTCCAATCAAATGACAACGCGGCGTATTCCTGCGAGGTCATCACAGAACTGGATCAGGTGACCGACAGTGGTTCCATCACAGTCGTGG CTTGTCCGGACCCCCCTCAGGATGTGACCCTCTCTGACGTGAAGGATGACACTTTAACTCTCAGTTGGATCCCGGGCCGTGCGCACAACAGCCCTATCACAg AGTTCATCGTGGAGGCAAAGGAGGAGCAGCACTCGCGTAGGCACGACGGCGACACCTGGAGGTGGGAAACAACGAAGCGGGTTCCTGCCGACGTCAACCACCTGCAGCTCAGCCTCCACCCTTTCTGCACCTACGCTTTTCGCGTGGTGGCCGTCAACCAGCTCGGTCACAGCGAGCCCAGTCAGCCCACGCCGCGACACAGCACGCCCCCGGCCG TACCCCACATCAACCCCACGGGTGTTCGCAGTGAATCCTCCGACGCCGGAACACTGGCTATTACGTGGGAC GAGATGCCCAGGCAATCGCATAACGGTCAGGACTTCCAGTACAAGGTGTTGTGGAGGAAGGCTGGGGGCAAGAGCGACCACTGGAACCACGCTTATGCCAAGTCGCCGCCCTTCTCAGTCAACGACACAGGAACATATGAGCCTTTTGAGATCAAAGTCCAAGCCGTCAACACGCTGGGGGAAGGCCCAACCCCAGAGGCTGAGAtcggacactcgggcgaagatg TCCCCGAGGAGTCTCCCAGTGGAGTGGAAGTCCGGGTGATGAACAGCACGGTTGCCGTGAGATGGAACGAAGCCCAGAACGTCCGTGGTCTTCTTCTGGGCTACAAG ATCTACATCAAGAGGCTCGGTCCAGAGTTGGCACGGGTACGGCGGTCCCCCGGGGAAGTGCGCCACCTGCAGGAGGGTAAAGAGCAGGAGGGAAGATCGGAACGAGCGGAGGAAGACAACAGGGTGGTGGTGGTCCAAGGCATGAAAACCGCTGCGGAAGTGACGAATCTGCGGTTCTTCTCCCGCTACACCGTTTCCGTCACCGCCTTTAACAGCAAAGGAGAGAGCCCCGCCTCCCCGGCTGTCGGCTTCAGCACCCCGGAAGGAG TGCCTGGCCCACCGGCATCGCTGCTCTTTGAGAGCCCCTCTGAGAACTCGATGCTTCTCTTCTGGACACCCCCACTCCAAACCAATGGAATCCTCCTGGGATACATGGTCCAGTACCAACAGG AGGTGAAGAGCCGAGACGGTCCGGTGCAGATGGAGATCATCGGCGATCCGAGCGTGACGCACCTCATGCTGGATTCTCTGGACCCCCACAGCTATTACACCTTCCAGGTGATCGCTCGCACCGCCGCCGGGGATGGGCAGCCCATCACCAGGAGGAATGCCACCCTTTTCGACGGAG TTCCCCCAACAAACATTACCGTCACAGCCGACAAGACGTCGCTCAATTTCAGCTGGGTAcctggagagcgagagaggaacCACGCCTTCCACATTGATTTCCTTAAGAAGAGCG CCGGTGGTCTGTGGGAGGAGTCAGAAATGGTGAACACGTCGCAAGGGTTCTACTCGCTGACAGGTCTTCAAGCAGGAACGGAGTATCACCTTGTTGTCATGCATGGGAACGTCACTCAATGGGAATCTGCAAGTTGGACCTTAGGACCAG GGCCATCGGAAGTGAGCGGTGGCTTCGCCGCTCGGGGCTGGCTGATCGGGCTCATCAGTGCCATCGTGCTGCTTATCTTCATCCTGCTCATCTTGTGTCTGGTCAAGCGCAGGAAGGGCGGCAAATACGCAG TGAAGGACAAGGAAGATAAGGAGGTGGACTCGGAAGCCCGGCCCATGAAGGACGAAACCTTCGGAGAGTACAG GTCTTTGGAGAG CGACACGGACGAGAAGCGTTCGGAGAGCCAGCCGTCGCTGGGCGGCGACAGCAAGCTAGGCAGCGACGACTCGCTGGCCGAGTACGGCGACAGCGTGGACATCCAATTCAATGAGGACGGCTCCTTCATCGGCCAGTACAGCGGACGCGCCCCGGCCCCCGCCGGGACCGAAAGCTCCGGGCCCGCCTCCCCGGACAACGCGGCCCCGCCTCCTCCCATTGCGCCGTCCATGTCGAGCATCCTCAACCGACCcagctaa
- the LOC133143949 gene encoding neural cell adhesion molecule L1.1-like isoform X1, translating into MCVSMALPILPFVLFPLTFLLPSTLPLARGALVIPPGYKAGNISQPPVLTEPSELMTSYTAFSRDDIILRCEASGNPPPTFRWVKDGRTFGSERTGSGTLEVDEDDSLELYQGTFRCYASNTLGTAMTHTVHINVEAQPILLKQQKLRRQAYVGESMVLSCNPPQSSTPPQIHWMDKRLVHIRQSDRVTVGLNGKLYFANLLKSDSREDYICNSHYIEARTILPDTAIALTVLSSNDVAHGKPPHFFHPSGSHSSVLALLGQRLTLECIPKGLPTPKVEWKKKDGNLDETGGRPENHNRWLYFDSVSQSDDGEYECRAFNTHGSAVHSFTVTVEAAPYWVKEIQNLRYAPGETVRLDCLAEGIPTPNTTWSINGQPLSAVDEDPRRSVSGGVLWLNDVLLSDTAVYQCEAANKHGSTLLNAFLHVVELPPQILSSDGVVYRVTEGGTIKMSCETFGSPPPHVKWEGEDWAPLLSDPRVSLLTNGTLELADVGPSDSGMYTCLIKNTNISIKAHLDVFNKTTIISGPQDVRALRGENALLDCRFRKDPRLQRYQIVWRKDGQKLYESSPDDKYTIFANGTLKVTDVQSNDNAAYSCEVITELDQVTDSGSITVVACPDPPQDVTLSDVKDDTLTLSWIPGRAHNSPITEFIVEAKEEQHSRRHDGDTWRWETTKRVPADVNHLQLSLHPFCTYAFRVVAVNQLGHSEPSQPTPRHSTPPAVPHINPTGVRSESSDAGTLAITWDEMPRQSHNGQDFQYKVLWRKAGGKSDHWNHAYAKSPPFSVNDTGTYEPFEIKVQAVNTLGEGPTPEAEIGHSGEDVPEESPSGVEVRVMNSTVAVRWNEAQNVRGLLLGYKIYIKRLGPELARVRRSPGEVRHLQEGKEQEGRSERAEEDNRVVVVQGMKTAAEVTNLRFFSRYTVSVTAFNSKGESPASPAVGFSTPEGVPGPPASLLFESPSENSMLLFWTPPLQTNGILLGYMVQYQQEVKSRDGPVQMEIIGDPSVTHLMLDSLDPHSYYTFQVIARTAAGDGQPITRRNATLFDGVPPTNITVTADKTSLNFSWVPGERERNHAFHIDFLKKSAGGLWEESEMVNTSQGFYSLTGLQAGTEYHLVVMHGNVTQWESASWTLGPGPSEVSGGFAARGWLIGLISAIVLLIFILLILCLVKRRKGGKYAVKDKEDKEVDSEARPMKDETFGEYRSLESDTDEKRSESQPSLGGDSKLGSDDSLAEYGDSVDIQFNEDGSFIGQYSGRAPAPAGTESSGPASPDNAAPPPPIAPSMSSILNRPS; encoded by the exons ATGTGTGTGTCAATGGCCCTCCCCATCCTGCCCTTCGTTCTCTTCCCTTTGACCTTCCTCCTGCCATCCACACTTCCGCTGGCTCGAGGAGCCCTCGTCATCCCACCGGGCT ATAAAGCCGGCAACA TTTCGCAGCCGCCTGTGCTCACTGAGCCCTCCGAGCTGATGACATCATACACGGCCTTTTCTCGTGATGACATCATTCTGCGCTGCGAGGCTTCCGGCAACCCTCCGCCCAC CTTCCGTTGGGTGAAAGACGGCCGGACGTTCGGCTCGGAGCGGACGGGAAGCGGAACGCTGGAGGTGGACGAGGACGATTCGCTGGAGTTGTACCAGGGAACGTTCCGATGTTATGCCTCCAACACGCTGGGCACTGCCATGACGCACACAGTGCACATCAATGTGGAGG cccAGCCAATTCTGCTGAAGCAGCAGAAGCTCCGCCGGCAAGCATACGTGGGCGAGAGCATGGTGCTGTCTTGCAACCCCCCGCAGAGCTCCACCCCGCCGCAAATCCACTGGATGGACAAGA GGCTGGTGCACATCAGGCAGAGTGACCGGGTGACGGTCGGCCTCAACGGCAAGTTGTACTTTGCTAATCTGCTCAAGAGCGACAGCCGAGAGGATTACATCTGCAACTCGCATTACATCGAAGCCAGAACCATCCTGCCCGACACTGCCATCGCCCTCACTGTCCTATCCA GTAACGACGTTGCTCACGGCAAGCCGCCCCACTTCTTCCACCCGAGCGGCTCCCACTCGTCGGTGCTTGCGCTCCTCGGCCAAAGGCTGACCCTAGAATGTATCCCCAAAGGCCT TCCCACTCCAAAGGTGGAGTGGAAGAAGAAGGACGGCAACCTGGACGAAACCGGCGGCCGTCCGGAAAACCACAACCGCTGGCTCTACTTCGACAGCGTCAGCCAGAGCGACGACGGCGAGTACGAATGCCGAGCGTTCAACACGCACGGCTCCGCCGTGCACTCCTTCACCGTCACCGTTGAAG CGGCTCCCTACTGGGTGAAGGAGATCCAGAACCTGCGTTATGCTCCGGGCGAAACCGTCCGACTGGACTGTCTCGCCGAAGGCATCCCCACGCCCAATACAACCTGGAGCATCAACGGTCAGCCGCTCTCAG CGGTGGACGAGGACCCTCGCCGCAGCGTATCAGGCGGCGTGTTGTGGCTGAACGACGTCCTTCTGAGTGACACGGCGGTGTATCAGTGCGAGGCCGCCAACAAGCACGGCTCCACCTTGCTCAACGcattcctccacgttgtcg AGCTCCCCCCTCAGATCCTATCCTCCGACGGCGTCGTGTACCGGGTCACTGAGGGCGGAACCATCAAGATGTCCTGCGAGACTTTTGGCTCGCCGCCCCCTCACGTCAAATG ggaaGGGGAGGATTGGGCCCCCCTGCTGTCTGACCCCCGTGTCTCCCTGTTGACCAACGGGACGCTGGAATTAGCCGACGTGGGTCCCAGCGACAGCGGCATGTACACTTGCTTGATCAAAAACACCAACATCTCCATCAAGGCTCACCTGGATGTTTTCA ATAAGACAACAATCATAAGCGGCCCGCAAGACGTGCGAGCGCTCCGTGGCGAGAACGCCTTGCTGGACTGCCGTTTCCGCAAAGACCCCCGACTGCAGCGCTACCAGATCGTCTGGAGGAAAGATGGACAAAAACTATACGAATCATCACCGGATGACAA gtacaCTATCTTTGCAAACGGCACACTGAAAGTAACTGACGTCCAATCAAATGACAACGCGGCGTATTCCTGCGAGGTCATCACAGAACTGGATCAGGTGACCGACAGTGGTTCCATCACAGTCGTGG CTTGTCCGGACCCCCCTCAGGATGTGACCCTCTCTGACGTGAAGGATGACACTTTAACTCTCAGTTGGATCCCGGGCCGTGCGCACAACAGCCCTATCACAg AGTTCATCGTGGAGGCAAAGGAGGAGCAGCACTCGCGTAGGCACGACGGCGACACCTGGAGGTGGGAAACAACGAAGCGGGTTCCTGCCGACGTCAACCACCTGCAGCTCAGCCTCCACCCTTTCTGCACCTACGCTTTTCGCGTGGTGGCCGTCAACCAGCTCGGTCACAGCGAGCCCAGTCAGCCCACGCCGCGACACAGCACGCCCCCGGCCG TACCCCACATCAACCCCACGGGTGTTCGCAGTGAATCCTCCGACGCCGGAACACTGGCTATTACGTGGGAC GAGATGCCCAGGCAATCGCATAACGGTCAGGACTTCCAGTACAAGGTGTTGTGGAGGAAGGCTGGGGGCAAGAGCGACCACTGGAACCACGCTTATGCCAAGTCGCCGCCCTTCTCAGTCAACGACACAGGAACATATGAGCCTTTTGAGATCAAAGTCCAAGCCGTCAACACGCTGGGGGAAGGCCCAACCCCAGAGGCTGAGAtcggacactcgggcgaagatg TCCCCGAGGAGTCTCCCAGTGGAGTGGAAGTCCGGGTGATGAACAGCACGGTTGCCGTGAGATGGAACGAAGCCCAGAACGTCCGTGGTCTTCTTCTGGGCTACAAG ATCTACATCAAGAGGCTCGGTCCAGAGTTGGCACGGGTACGGCGGTCCCCCGGGGAAGTGCGCCACCTGCAGGAGGGTAAAGAGCAGGAGGGAAGATCGGAACGAGCGGAGGAAGACAACAGGGTGGTGGTGGTCCAAGGCATGAAAACCGCTGCGGAAGTGACGAATCTGCGGTTCTTCTCCCGCTACACCGTTTCCGTCACCGCCTTTAACAGCAAAGGAGAGAGCCCCGCCTCCCCGGCTGTCGGCTTCAGCACCCCGGAAGGAG TGCCTGGCCCACCGGCATCGCTGCTCTTTGAGAGCCCCTCTGAGAACTCGATGCTTCTCTTCTGGACACCCCCACTCCAAACCAATGGAATCCTCCTGGGATACATGGTCCAGTACCAACAGG AGGTGAAGAGCCGAGACGGTCCGGTGCAGATGGAGATCATCGGCGATCCGAGCGTGACGCACCTCATGCTGGATTCTCTGGACCCCCACAGCTATTACACCTTCCAGGTGATCGCTCGCACCGCCGCCGGGGATGGGCAGCCCATCACCAGGAGGAATGCCACCCTTTTCGACGGAG TTCCCCCAACAAACATTACCGTCACAGCCGACAAGACGTCGCTCAATTTCAGCTGGGTAcctggagagcgagagaggaacCACGCCTTCCACATTGATTTCCTTAAGAAGAGCG CCGGTGGTCTGTGGGAGGAGTCAGAAATGGTGAACACGTCGCAAGGGTTCTACTCGCTGACAGGTCTTCAAGCAGGAACGGAGTATCACCTTGTTGTCATGCATGGGAACGTCACTCAATGGGAATCTGCAAGTTGGACCTTAGGACCAG GGCCATCGGAAGTGAGCGGTGGCTTCGCCGCTCGGGGCTGGCTGATCGGGCTCATCAGTGCCATCGTGCTGCTTATCTTCATCCTGCTCATCTTGTGTCTGGTCAAGCGCAGGAAGGGCGGCAAATACGCAG TGAAGGACAAGGAAGATAAGGAGGTGGACTCGGAAGCCCGGCCCATGAAGGACGAAACCTTCGGAGAGTACAG GTCTTTGGAGAG CGACACGGACGAGAAGCGTTCGGAGAGCCAGCCGTCGCTGGGCGGCGACAGCAAGCTAGGCAGCGACGACTCGCTGGCCGAGTACGGCGACAGCGTGGACATCCAATTCAATGAGGACGGCTCCTTCATCGGCCAGTACAGCGGACGCGCCCCGGCCCCCGCCGGGACCGAAAGCTCCGGGCCCGCCTCCCCGGACAACGCGGCCCCGCCTCCTCCCATTGCGCCGTCCATGTCGAGCATCCTCAACCGACCcagctaa